Genomic window (Chloroflexota bacterium):
GCGAGGACGTGGCCGGGCTGGCGGTGCATATCGGCTCGCGCGTCATGGCCGCCGCTGGCGCCGGCGAGGTCGTCGCGTCGAGCACAGTCAAGGATCTCGTGGCCGGCTCGGGAATCGCCTTCGCCGATCGCGGCACGCAGGTGCTAAAGGGCGTCCCGGACGAGTGGCGCCTGTACACCGTTCTCTAATGCGGGCGGCATTGGCGAGGTTACGGTTACGGCGAGCCGCCCCGGTCCGGCGCGCGGTCCTCAGGGTCTCAGCGAGATCGCCTCAGTTGTACGACCACGGGTTGGTCGACCCTCCGGTTTTCGGGCGACCACCCGATCGTCAGCCTGCGCGTCGCCCTGCACCCAGTCCCTCGGCACACGTCGGTCCCGACCGACTCTTTCCCGCGGCGGTTCACGCGGCGTAGGCTCCTCGTGTGACGACCTTCGTCGGGAGAAGCCAAGAGCTCCGAGCGCTGGCGCGCGTCGTCGCGACGTCGGCTGGCCCCGCCGCAGTGTTGGTCACCGGTGTCCCAGGTAGTGGAAAGAGCCGGCTCCTCGCGGAGGCATGCCGCTTGGCACCCCGGGTCCCCTCGTTCGCGGTCGTCGGCTTCGAGTCTGAGCAGCACGTACCGCTCTCATCCGCGGCAGGCCTCGTCCGCGCATTGGCCGCCATCCCACGACACGGCGAGGCTTTGGATGCGCTGGTCTTCGGCTCGCTCCGTGACAGGTCAACCAAGGGGGCACACCCCGCCGCCGGCACCTTCGAGCCGCTCCGGATCTTCGAGGCGGCCCGTCGCACGTTTTGCACCATCGAGCCGGCGCTGATTGTCATCGATGACCTGCAGTGGATCGACGAGCTGTCGCTGTCGTTGTGCCACTACCTGGTACGTGCTGCCTCCGAGTCTAAGCAGCGACTTTCAGTTCTGTCGGCGACACGGCCGGGCGGACGCGGGGAGGAGCTCTTCGATACCCTGCCGGTTGCCAGCGTGCACCGCATCGATCTGGGACCCCTGGACCAGAAGAACGGAACGGCGCTGGCCCAGGCGCTCGATCCGGGGCTCGACACCGAGGCCGCCGTCGCCTTGTGGCGACGGGCGCAGGGCATCCCCTTCTGGCTTGAAGCGCTCGTTCTCTACGCTCAAGCCGGTGATGGGCTGCAACAGGTGCTCACGCGCCGCCTCCGAGGGGCGGGTCGCGACACTGCCATGCTGCTCGGAACGCTGGCCCTGTCAGGACGCCCGATCTCGGCCGCTCTGGCCGCCGAGCTTCTCGACCGCCAGCCTGCACGAGTCGAGACCGCCCTGAACACGCTCGTCGAGCGAGGACTGGCCGAGATGCACCAGGGCGGCGCGCAGCCGGCCCACGACCTGATCCGGGTTACCGCTGTCGCACAGCTTCCCGAGGAGGTTCGCCTTCGCACCCATCGTCGGCTCGCGGCCCGGTTCGAACGCGACGCAGGAGGAGATCTCCAGCTCCTGCGACTTGCGCTGGAGCATCGTCGGGCAGCCGGCCTCTCCGTCCTGGCCCTCGCCAAGACGCTGGCAAGCTCGCCGCAGCGTCGGCTGCTGGGGACCGATGGCGTCGAGGAGCTGGGTGCGCTGGCAGACGAGGCTGACCCACTGGCGCCGGAAACCGTTGCCCTCCAGGCCGACGTGGCGGCGCTTGCCCACGAGCTCGGCGAGCACGAACAGGCATTGGAACGGTGGTCGCTGGTGGCGGAGCGGGCCCACGCTCCTGCGACGCGCGCCTCGGCCGCGCTCGAGGCGTCGCGCGCGGCGTATGCGCTCGGGAGGGCGGACGAAGCACGTGAGCTCCTGTCACGAAGCCGGGAGCTTCTCGCCGACGATCCGGTGCTGAGCCTCGAACATACGATCCACGAGGCAGCGATCTGCCTGTGGCTCGAGCAGCGCGGGCCGGAGGGTCGCGCGCTGGCCCGCGAAGCGGCATCGGTCGCCAGGCGGCTGGCAAACGATGGAGCCCGCCAGGGACCTGACCATCCGGAGCTCCAACGCGCCCTGCTGGATGCGCTGCGCCTGGAGTACGAAGCCGCGATGCAGCAGGGCGATCCGGAGGCGCTGCTGCGCGCTGCGGAGCAACGGGAGGCGGCGGCCCGCGGCGTCGGGCTCGAAGAGGTGCTTGAGGCCACCCTCGCCCTCGGCGTAGCGCTGCGGCAGAACGGGCGGGTGCGGCAGGCGGTGGCGCGCTTCCGCCGGGTGTGGGCAGAGACGCACCGTGCAGTCCTGCCGCGGCTCGCCGTCGATGCGGGCTTCTGGCTGGGACGTACGCTCGCGCTGATCGGCGAGCTCGAGAAGGCTGAGGGAGTCGTCCGACAGACGAGCGAGCTCGCGCAACGCGTCGGCGACGTCCCACGCGCTCGACACCGGGTGGCGCGCGTCGTTTCCAGCGTGTGGCTCGAGCGCGGCTACGTCGCAGAAGGGCTGGCACTCCTGGAGCGCGAGATTGCGGAGGAGGCCAATGAGCACCAGCGCATCGTGCTCCTCGGCGATCGAGCAGTCTGGGCCGCCCGGCTGCACGGTGAGGTCGCGGCAGACATCGTCCGCACGCAGCTCGAAGCCGCCGAGACGTGTGCCGCCTCCGTGGGTTGTCCCCGTTGCACTGGCGAGCTGCTGCTGCTAGCGGCCGAGGCGTTGAGCCGCATCGGCGACGACCACGCGGCGCGGGTTGCTCTGGAGCGGAGGGATGGGCTCGGTTTTCCGCTCGATGACCTCGACAGGTTGGCACGCCTTCACGCCGGTGCGCTCGCGGCGCCCGGGCCCGAGGAGCGTGTCGCCGCGCTCGAGGCGGCGCTCACTGCTGCCAAGCCATCCCCCTACCGGCTCGCCGTGCTCTGGATCCGGCTCGACCTCGGGCGCGCCCTGGCGGCCATCGGCGACGAGCGAGCGGTGGTCGAGCTCGAGCATGCCGCGGTTGCGGCCCGGGACCGCGGGGCGGCGACGATCCGCGACCTGGCCGACCAGTCCTTGCGGGCGCTCGGCGTGCGCACCTGGCGTCGCGGCGCAGCTGGCGCGCCGCTGACCGCGAGAGAGGGGGAGGTGGCTCGCCTCGTCGCCGCAGGTGCAACCAACCGTGAGGTCGCCTCGACACTTTTCCTCTCCCCAAAGACTGTCGAGCGCCACCTCGTCAACCTCTTCCGCAAGCTCGAGGTCCGGAACCGCACCGAGCTCGCGGCGCGCCTGCCAGAAGTGGGAACGAAACGTACATGAATTCCCCGATGATCCGGAGTGCCCGTCACCCATAGCGTCACGGCGAACCCCCGAGGCTGAGGTGTGACGATGGCGATCTTGCTGGTGCTGATGCCGGCCCGGACGAAGGCCTGCCTTCGCTCGGACGCGCTTTCGGCGCTCGCGCGCCTGGGTGTGACCCGCGTTGCCCTCGTTGGTGACCACCGATCGACGGGGGTGGTCGTGGAGGGCTGGGCGTTCGACCCAATTGGATCGAGCGAAGCGGTCATGGCTGCCGTCTCCGGCAGCAGCCGGCGCGCGCGAACGCTCCAACCCCTGATGGAAATGACGCTAGCGCAAGGAGATGAGTGGTGAACAGGTTGATGAGCATCGTCGTGGCACTCGTGACGATCCTCCTCGTCGGGACACCGGTTGCGGCGGCGCAGCGGCCGATCGTCCTCGGGTTCGAGAAGCAGTGGGCCGCACCCGATTACTACGTCGGCACGGTGGAGGGCGGTGGCACGATCGAGATGTGGCTCTTCGACAAGAGCGTCATCGGCAATACGCAGCACTTCGGAGCCACCGTCGAAGTCGCGTCACCCGGTGGATCGTTCACTGCAGCGGTCAGCGGCCAGATCAACTTCAGCACTGGACGCGTGGTATTGAACGGCACCGTGACGAGCGGCTGGCTGAGCGGTGCGCAGGTCCAGGAACAGAGCCAGCTTGTCGACCCCGACACGGGCCGCTTCATCGGCACCATCCAGATCATGCCCGCCAGCTCGTAGTCGCCGGCGGGAAACGGGACGCCATTCCCATCGTGCCGTCACAAGGGTGCGGGGGGCGCGTCCCGTCAGGAACACAAGAGAGGTAAGAAATGCGTCGGTTTGTCATTCTTGCGACGGTGTTGACCGCCGTCTTTGTCTCCGCTCCTGTCGCGGCAAGCGACAACGCAAACAACTGGCACATCCACGACGGAAAGGCCGAGCCAGGCCACGCGCCGATCGGGTTCTTCCCAGCCATCCTGGGCGTCACGACCGAGCAGTACCTGTTGGACCCCGCCGTGTGCCCGAACGCGACTGACAAGGTGTTGCTTGGGCCCGACGGTGTCGACGGAAACCAGGTCGTGCGCTCCGGCGTGTGCATGACGAGCGGCATCGTGATCCAGCTGCGGACTCAGGACGCCTCAAGGCCCGCCCCTACCGGCTGGACGCTCGGCTCGACCGCGGGCGGGCTCAGCACCTACGTCAAGCTGACCGCCCTTCCGTAGAAGGAACGGGACGGCGCAACTGTTCGTGATGGACCGCCCAATGGGCGGTCCATCGCACCTGCCGCGACCCGACTAGGGCGACCATTACTACGGTCGTGGGCGCTGGGCTACGCCCGATGCCTAAACGAGAGCGTCGTTGCGGGGTCAGTTCGAGCGTGAAGTAAGGGTTG
Coding sequences:
- a CDS encoding AAA family ATPase → MTTFVGRSQELRALARVVATSAGPAAVLVTGVPGSGKSRLLAEACRLAPRVPSFAVVGFESEQHVPLSSAAGLVRALAAIPRHGEALDALVFGSLRDRSTKGAHPAAGTFEPLRIFEAARRTFCTIEPALIVIDDLQWIDELSLSLCHYLVRAASESKQRLSVLSATRPGGRGEELFDTLPVASVHRIDLGPLDQKNGTALAQALDPGLDTEAAVALWRRAQGIPFWLEALVLYAQAGDGLQQVLTRRLRGAGRDTAMLLGTLALSGRPISAALAAELLDRQPARVETALNTLVERGLAEMHQGGAQPAHDLIRVTAVAQLPEEVRLRTHRRLAARFERDAGGDLQLLRLALEHRRAAGLSVLALAKTLASSPQRRLLGTDGVEELGALADEADPLAPETVALQADVAALAHELGEHEQALERWSLVAERAHAPATRASAALEASRAAYALGRADEARELLSRSRELLADDPVLSLEHTIHEAAICLWLEQRGPEGRALAREAASVARRLANDGARQGPDHPELQRALLDALRLEYEAAMQQGDPEALLRAAEQREAAARGVGLEEVLEATLALGVALRQNGRVRQAVARFRRVWAETHRAVLPRLAVDAGFWLGRTLALIGELEKAEGVVRQTSELAQRVGDVPRARHRVARVVSSVWLERGYVAEGLALLEREIAEEANEHQRIVLLGDRAVWAARLHGEVAADIVRTQLEAAETCAASVGCPRCTGELLLLAAEALSRIGDDHAARVALERRDGLGFPLDDLDRLARLHAGALAAPGPEERVAALEAALTAAKPSPYRLAVLWIRLDLGRALAAIGDERAVVELEHAAVAARDRGAATIRDLADQSLRALGVRTWRRGAAGAPLTAREGEVARLVAAGATNREVASTLFLSPKTVERHLVNLFRKLEVRNRTELAARLPEVGTKRT